From Echeneis naucrates chromosome 7, fEcheNa1.1, whole genome shotgun sequence, one genomic window encodes:
- the asb14b gene encoding dynein heavy chain 12, axonemal, with protein MNTQTEDDFYQSEDDLDEDEATQYIIEQSLMQYRKLKGLSPSDLKPGEDPDEIFKAIKAGNEDALAILTVQLECLSRVDERGWIPLHEAAVHQNKKILEIIFSASPQDAIHCRTLKGETPLFLAVVHGLRENATFLLQNGCNPDLQNDEQDSPLVAAILNDQYDMATLLLRYNAKVDQKGPLNRTALHECSFLGLENFVHLFLESGADPNACDIKKKTPLALAAQNGHFNVVEVLLQKGAHVWAESESGTILFDAAASGNPDIISLLLDHGADPNLPLHSGHLPIHRVAYHGHRLALEHLIPVTRLDAVRESGMSPLHSAASGGHAHCVELLLKAGYDPNFMLHPRLRRGYDDERRSALFFAVSNNDLQCTRLLLEAGAMVNQDPITCLQLALRQGNYELINTLLKFGANVNYYSRVNTTHFPSALQYALKDEVMLRMILNHGYDVKRCFDCPYGDSSHGQWTTSVIKDMVFCEVITVSWLKHLSAQVVRIMLDYTDHVSFCTKLKDTLEGQKQWPDICHIQRNVRSLKHLCRLQIRQHLIRMRLRSPVFINFLPLPPMLKDYLRYKEFDVYSRGIFSGSW; from the exons atgaacacacaaacagaagatgaCTTTTATCAGTCTGAGGATGACttggatgaagatgaggcaACACAATATATAATTGAACAAAGTTTGATGCAGTATAGAAAACTCAAAGGATTAAGCCCGAG TGATCTAAAACCTGGTGAAGATCCTGATGAGATTTTCAAAGCAATCAAGGCAG GTAATGAGGATGCGTTGGCCATACTGACAGTGCAACTGGAGTGTCTGTCCAGAGTTGATGAACGAGGATGGATCCCCCTACACGAAGCTGCTGTGCATCAGAATAAAAAGATACTAGAGATTATATTCTCAG CATCCCCCCAAGACGCAATCCACTGTCGCACTCTTAAGGGTGAGACGCCACTGTTCCTCGCTGTGGTCCATGGACTCAGAGAAAATGCTACTTTCCTGTTACAGAATGGTTGTAACCCAGATCTCCAAAATGATGAGCAGGATTCTCCGTTAGTAGCAG CTATTCTGAATGACCAGTATGACATGGCCACACTCCTGCTTCGCTACAATGCCAAAGTAGACCAAAAAGGTCCACTGAACAGGACAGCCCTTCACGAGTGCTCCTTTTTAGGCTTGGAGAACTTTGTTCATCTGTTTCTGGAGTCTGGTGCAGACCCAAACGCATGTgacatcaaaaagaaaactccACTGGCTCTGGCTGCACAGAATGGACATTTCAATGTGGTGGAAGTGCTGTTACAGAAAG GAGCCCATGTGTGGGCTGAATCAGAGTCGGGAACTATTTTGTTTGATGCAGCAGCCTCAGGAAACCCAGACATAATTTCCTTGCTGCTGGACCATGGAGCAGATCCCAACCTGCCTCTTCACAGTGGGCACTTGCCAATTCACCGTGTGGCATACCATGGACACAGACT GGCCCTGGAGCACCTCATCCCAGTGACTAGACTGGACGCTGTGCGGGAAAGTGGGATGAGTCCACTCCATTCCGCAGCCTCTGGGGGACATGCCCATTGCGTGGAGCTACTGCTGAAAGCTGGCTATGATCCAAACTTCATGCTTCACCCGAGGTTGCGTCGCGGCTATGATGATGAGCGCCGGTCTGCCCTCTTTTTTGCTGTATCCAATAATGACCTTCAGTGCACCCGCTTGCTATTAGAAGCTGGAGCAATGGTGAACCAGGATCCCATCACCTGTTTGCAGTTGGCTCTCAGGCAGGGCAACTATGAACTGATCAACACATTGCTAAAGTTTGGGGCAAATGTGAATTACTACTCCCGTGTCAACACCACTCACTTCCCATCAGCACTGCAGTATGCCCTGAAAGATGAGGTCATGCTGAGAATGATCCTGAACCATGGATACGATGTGAAGCGATGCTTTGATTGTCCATATGGTGACAGTTCCCATGGTCAATGGACGACTTCAGTCATCAAAGACATGGTG TTCTGTGAAGTGATAACCGTGTCCTGGCTTAAGCACTTGTCTGCTCAGGTGGTGCGAATCATGCTTGACTACACTGACCATGTCTCCTTCTGCACCAAACTTAAGGACACCCTGGAGGGGCAGAAGCAGTGGCCTGACATCTGTCACATTCAAA GAAATGTCAGGAGCTTGAAGCACCTCTGCCGCTTGCAGATAAGGCAGCATCTCATTCGCATGCGCTTGAGATCCCCCGTCTTCATCaacttccttcctcttcctccaatGCTGAAAGACTACCTACGCTACAAGGAGTTTGACGTTTACAGCAGAGGCA